From Puntigrus tetrazona isolate hp1 chromosome 8, ASM1883169v1, whole genome shotgun sequence, the proteins below share one genomic window:
- the kcnip3a gene encoding Kv channel interacting protein 3a, calsenilin isoform X5 has protein sequence MSVRWETEGLQTVGIVCLVFMFLKLMHLLGLIDITETDSSDSDLELSTVRHQPEGLEQLQAQTKFTKKELQSLYRGFKNECPSGLVDEETFKTIYSQFFPQGDATTYAHFLFNAFDLDRNGSIRFEDFVIGLSVLLRGSVTEKLNWAFNLYDINKDGYITKEEMLLIMKSIYDMMGRYTYPSVRDEAPSEHVEKFFQKMDRNRDGVVTIEEFIETCQKDENIMNSMQLFENVI, from the exons ATGAGTGTGAGATGGGAGACCGAGGGCTTACAGACCGTGGGCATCGTCTGCCTGGTCTTCATGTTTCTCAAACTCATGCATCTGCTTGGACTCATAGACATAACTGAGACAG ACAGCAGTGACAGTGACCTGGAGCTGTCCACGGTGCGACATCAACCCGAGGGTCTGGAGCAGCTGCAGGCTCAGACCAAATTCACCAAGAAGGAGCTGCAGTCCCTTTACAGGGGCTTCAAAAAC GAGTGCCCAAGTGGTTTGGTTGATGAGGAAACTTTCAAGACCATCTACTCTCAGTTCTTTCCCCAAGGgg ATGCCACCACATACGCCCACTTCTTGTTTAACGCGTTCGATCTTGATAGAAATGGCTCGATTCGTTTTGAG GACTTTGTGATCGGTCTTTCTGTGTTGCTGAGAGGATCCGTCACTGAGAAGCTCAACTGGGCTTTCAACCTTTACGACATCAACAAGGATGGATACATCACTAAAGAG gagatgCTGTTAATCATGAAGTCAATCTACGACATGATGGGCAGGTACACCTACCCCAGTGTGCGAGATGAAGCTCCATCTGAACATGTGGAAAAGTTCTTCCAG AAAATGGACAGAAATCGGGATGGTGTGGTCACTATTGAGGAGTTTATTGAGACCTGTCAGAAA GACGAAAACATCATGAACTCCATGCAGCTCTTTGAAAATGTGATTTAG
- the kcnip3a gene encoding Kv channel interacting protein 3a, calsenilin isoform X3, with amino-acid sequence MQEDGKVVDGSLLGDANGVEPGTGRQKESGKWQRPRFTRKALMRCCLVKWIIASTGPKEQDSSDSDLELSTVRHQPEGLEQLQAQTKFTKKELQSLYRGFKNECPSGLVDEETFKTIYSQFFPQGDATTYAHFLFNAFDLDRNGSIRFEDFVIGLSVLLRGSVTEKLNWAFNLYDINKDGYITKEEMLLIMKSIYDMMGRYTYPSVRDEAPSEHVEKFFQKMDRNRDGVVTIEEFIETCQKDENIMNSMQLFENVI; translated from the exons GAGGATGGCAAGGTGGTGGATGGCAGTCTTCTGGGTGATGCCAATGGGGTGGAGCCTGGCACGGGTCGACAGAAAGAGAGCGGCAAATGGCAGAGGCCTCGATTCACGCGGAAAGCCCTCATGAGGTGCTGCCTGGTCAAATGGATCATCGCCAGCACCGGACCCAAAGAGCAAG ACAGCAGTGACAGTGACCTGGAGCTGTCCACGGTGCGACATCAACCCGAGGGTCTGGAGCAGCTGCAGGCTCAGACCAAATTCACCAAGAAGGAGCTGCAGTCCCTTTACAGGGGCTTCAAAAAC GAGTGCCCAAGTGGTTTGGTTGATGAGGAAACTTTCAAGACCATCTACTCTCAGTTCTTTCCCCAAGGgg ATGCCACCACATACGCCCACTTCTTGTTTAACGCGTTCGATCTTGATAGAAATGGCTCGATTCGTTTTGAG GACTTTGTGATCGGTCTTTCTGTGTTGCTGAGAGGATCCGTCACTGAGAAGCTCAACTGGGCTTTCAACCTTTACGACATCAACAAGGATGGATACATCACTAAAGAG gagatgCTGTTAATCATGAAGTCAATCTACGACATGATGGGCAGGTACACCTACCCCAGTGTGCGAGATGAAGCTCCATCTGAACATGTGGAAAAGTTCTTCCAG AAAATGGACAGAAATCGGGATGGTGTGGTCACTATTGAGGAGTTTATTGAGACCTGTCAGAAA GACGAAAACATCATGAACTCCATGCAGCTCTTTGAAAATGTGATTTAG
- the kcnip3a gene encoding Kv channel interacting protein 3a, calsenilin isoform X4, producing MSVRWETEGLQTVGIVCLVFMFLKLMHLLGLIDITETDDSSDSDLELSTVRHQPEGLEQLQAQTKFTKKELQSLYRGFKNECPSGLVDEETFKTIYSQFFPQGDATTYAHFLFNAFDLDRNGSIRFEDFVIGLSVLLRGSVTEKLNWAFNLYDINKDGYITKEEMLLIMKSIYDMMGRYTYPSVRDEAPSEHVEKFFQKMDRNRDGVVTIEEFIETCQKDENIMNSMQLFENVI from the exons ATGAGTGTGAGATGGGAGACCGAGGGCTTACAGACCGTGGGCATCGTCTGCCTGGTCTTCATGTTTCTCAAACTCATGCATCTGCTTGGACTCATAGACATAACTGAGACAG ACG ACAGCAGTGACAGTGACCTGGAGCTGTCCACGGTGCGACATCAACCCGAGGGTCTGGAGCAGCTGCAGGCTCAGACCAAATTCACCAAGAAGGAGCTGCAGTCCCTTTACAGGGGCTTCAAAAAC GAGTGCCCAAGTGGTTTGGTTGATGAGGAAACTTTCAAGACCATCTACTCTCAGTTCTTTCCCCAAGGgg ATGCCACCACATACGCCCACTTCTTGTTTAACGCGTTCGATCTTGATAGAAATGGCTCGATTCGTTTTGAG GACTTTGTGATCGGTCTTTCTGTGTTGCTGAGAGGATCCGTCACTGAGAAGCTCAACTGGGCTTTCAACCTTTACGACATCAACAAGGATGGATACATCACTAAAGAG gagatgCTGTTAATCATGAAGTCAATCTACGACATGATGGGCAGGTACACCTACCCCAGTGTGCGAGATGAAGCTCCATCTGAACATGTGGAAAAGTTCTTCCAG AAAATGGACAGAAATCGGGATGGTGTGGTCACTATTGAGGAGTTTATTGAGACCTGTCAGAAA GACGAAAACATCATGAACTCCATGCAGCTCTTTGAAAATGTGATTTAG
- the kcnip3a gene encoding Kv channel interacting protein 3a, calsenilin isoform X1, with amino-acid sequence MQEDGKVVDGSLLGDANGVEPGTGRQKESGKWQRPRFTRKALMRCCLVKWIIASTGPKEQDGEYSSDSDLELSTVRHQPEGLEQLQAQTKFTKKELQSLYRGFKNECPSGLVDEETFKTIYSQFFPQGDATTYAHFLFNAFDLDRNGSIRFEDFVIGLSVLLRGSVTEKLNWAFNLYDINKDGYITKEEMLLIMKSIYDMMGRYTYPSVRDEAPSEHVEKFFQKMDRNRDGVVTIEEFIETCQKDENIMNSMQLFENVI; translated from the exons GAGGATGGCAAGGTGGTGGATGGCAGTCTTCTGGGTGATGCCAATGGGGTGGAGCCTGGCACGGGTCGACAGAAAGAGAGCGGCAAATGGCAGAGGCCTCGATTCACGCGGAAAGCCCTCATGAGGTGCTGCCTGGTCAAATGGATCATCGCCAGCACCGGACCCAAAGAGCAAG ACGGTGAGT ACAGCAGTGACAGTGACCTGGAGCTGTCCACGGTGCGACATCAACCCGAGGGTCTGGAGCAGCTGCAGGCTCAGACCAAATTCACCAAGAAGGAGCTGCAGTCCCTTTACAGGGGCTTCAAAAAC GAGTGCCCAAGTGGTTTGGTTGATGAGGAAACTTTCAAGACCATCTACTCTCAGTTCTTTCCCCAAGGgg ATGCCACCACATACGCCCACTTCTTGTTTAACGCGTTCGATCTTGATAGAAATGGCTCGATTCGTTTTGAG GACTTTGTGATCGGTCTTTCTGTGTTGCTGAGAGGATCCGTCACTGAGAAGCTCAACTGGGCTTTCAACCTTTACGACATCAACAAGGATGGATACATCACTAAAGAG gagatgCTGTTAATCATGAAGTCAATCTACGACATGATGGGCAGGTACACCTACCCCAGTGTGCGAGATGAAGCTCCATCTGAACATGTGGAAAAGTTCTTCCAG AAAATGGACAGAAATCGGGATGGTGTGGTCACTATTGAGGAGTTTATTGAGACCTGTCAGAAA GACGAAAACATCATGAACTCCATGCAGCTCTTTGAAAATGTGATTTAG
- the kcnip3a gene encoding Kv channel interacting protein 3a, calsenilin isoform X9: MEDCKNECQKELASMLSCFFGLVTGSFARDDSSDSDLELSTVRHQPEGLEQLQAQTKFTKKELQSLYRGFKNECPSGLVDEETFKTIYSQFFPQGDATTYAHFLFNAFDLDRNGSIRFEDFVIGLSVLLRGSVTEKLNWAFNLYDINKDGYITKEEMLLIMKSIYDMMGRYTYPSVRDEAPSEHVEKFFQKMDRNRDGVVTIEEFIETCQKDENIMNSMQLFENVI; the protein is encoded by the exons ATGGAGGACTGTAAGAATGAGTGTCAGAAGGAGTTGGCCAGCATGCTGAGCTGCTTTTTCGGTTTGGTCACCGGCTCTTTTGCCAGAG ACG ACAGCAGTGACAGTGACCTGGAGCTGTCCACGGTGCGACATCAACCCGAGGGTCTGGAGCAGCTGCAGGCTCAGACCAAATTCACCAAGAAGGAGCTGCAGTCCCTTTACAGGGGCTTCAAAAAC GAGTGCCCAAGTGGTTTGGTTGATGAGGAAACTTTCAAGACCATCTACTCTCAGTTCTTTCCCCAAGGgg ATGCCACCACATACGCCCACTTCTTGTTTAACGCGTTCGATCTTGATAGAAATGGCTCGATTCGTTTTGAG GACTTTGTGATCGGTCTTTCTGTGTTGCTGAGAGGATCCGTCACTGAGAAGCTCAACTGGGCTTTCAACCTTTACGACATCAACAAGGATGGATACATCACTAAAGAG gagatgCTGTTAATCATGAAGTCAATCTACGACATGATGGGCAGGTACACCTACCCCAGTGTGCGAGATGAAGCTCCATCTGAACATGTGGAAAAGTTCTTCCAG AAAATGGACAGAAATCGGGATGGTGTGGTCACTATTGAGGAGTTTATTGAGACCTGTCAGAAA GACGAAAACATCATGAACTCCATGCAGCTCTTTGAAAATGTGATTTAG
- the kcnip3a gene encoding Kv channel interacting protein 3a, calsenilin isoform X6, translating into MGIQGMELFAIGVVIILFVAVLKQFGILEPMSLEDGEYSSDSDLELSTVRHQPEGLEQLQAQTKFTKKELQSLYRGFKNECPSGLVDEETFKTIYSQFFPQGDATTYAHFLFNAFDLDRNGSIRFEDFVIGLSVLLRGSVTEKLNWAFNLYDINKDGYITKEEMLLIMKSIYDMMGRYTYPSVRDEAPSEHVEKFFQKMDRNRDGVVTIEEFIETCQKDENIMNSMQLFENVI; encoded by the exons ATGGGTATTCAGGGAATGGAGCTGTTTGCCATCGGAGTGGTCATCATTCTGTTCGTGGCTGTTCTCAAACAGTTTGGCATTCTGGAGCCCATGTCGCTGGAAG ACGGTGAGT ACAGCAGTGACAGTGACCTGGAGCTGTCCACGGTGCGACATCAACCCGAGGGTCTGGAGCAGCTGCAGGCTCAGACCAAATTCACCAAGAAGGAGCTGCAGTCCCTTTACAGGGGCTTCAAAAAC GAGTGCCCAAGTGGTTTGGTTGATGAGGAAACTTTCAAGACCATCTACTCTCAGTTCTTTCCCCAAGGgg ATGCCACCACATACGCCCACTTCTTGTTTAACGCGTTCGATCTTGATAGAAATGGCTCGATTCGTTTTGAG GACTTTGTGATCGGTCTTTCTGTGTTGCTGAGAGGATCCGTCACTGAGAAGCTCAACTGGGCTTTCAACCTTTACGACATCAACAAGGATGGATACATCACTAAAGAG gagatgCTGTTAATCATGAAGTCAATCTACGACATGATGGGCAGGTACACCTACCCCAGTGTGCGAGATGAAGCTCCATCTGAACATGTGGAAAAGTTCTTCCAG AAAATGGACAGAAATCGGGATGGTGTGGTCACTATTGAGGAGTTTATTGAGACCTGTCAGAAA GACGAAAACATCATGAACTCCATGCAGCTCTTTGAAAATGTGATTTAG
- the kcnip3a gene encoding Kv channel interacting protein 3a, calsenilin isoform X2 has protein sequence MQEDGKVVDGSLLGDANGVEPGTGRQKESGKWQRPRFTRKALMRCCLVKWIIASTGPKEQDDSSDSDLELSTVRHQPEGLEQLQAQTKFTKKELQSLYRGFKNECPSGLVDEETFKTIYSQFFPQGDATTYAHFLFNAFDLDRNGSIRFEDFVIGLSVLLRGSVTEKLNWAFNLYDINKDGYITKEEMLLIMKSIYDMMGRYTYPSVRDEAPSEHVEKFFQKMDRNRDGVVTIEEFIETCQKDENIMNSMQLFENVI, from the exons GAGGATGGCAAGGTGGTGGATGGCAGTCTTCTGGGTGATGCCAATGGGGTGGAGCCTGGCACGGGTCGACAGAAAGAGAGCGGCAAATGGCAGAGGCCTCGATTCACGCGGAAAGCCCTCATGAGGTGCTGCCTGGTCAAATGGATCATCGCCAGCACCGGACCCAAAGAGCAAG ACG ACAGCAGTGACAGTGACCTGGAGCTGTCCACGGTGCGACATCAACCCGAGGGTCTGGAGCAGCTGCAGGCTCAGACCAAATTCACCAAGAAGGAGCTGCAGTCCCTTTACAGGGGCTTCAAAAAC GAGTGCCCAAGTGGTTTGGTTGATGAGGAAACTTTCAAGACCATCTACTCTCAGTTCTTTCCCCAAGGgg ATGCCACCACATACGCCCACTTCTTGTTTAACGCGTTCGATCTTGATAGAAATGGCTCGATTCGTTTTGAG GACTTTGTGATCGGTCTTTCTGTGTTGCTGAGAGGATCCGTCACTGAGAAGCTCAACTGGGCTTTCAACCTTTACGACATCAACAAGGATGGATACATCACTAAAGAG gagatgCTGTTAATCATGAAGTCAATCTACGACATGATGGGCAGGTACACCTACCCCAGTGTGCGAGATGAAGCTCCATCTGAACATGTGGAAAAGTTCTTCCAG AAAATGGACAGAAATCGGGATGGTGTGGTCACTATTGAGGAGTTTATTGAGACCTGTCAGAAA GACGAAAACATCATGAACTCCATGCAGCTCTTTGAAAATGTGATTTAG
- the kcnip3a gene encoding Kv channel interacting protein 3a, calsenilin isoform X7 produces MGIQGMELFAIGVVIILFVAVLKQFGILEPMSLEDDSSDSDLELSTVRHQPEGLEQLQAQTKFTKKELQSLYRGFKNECPSGLVDEETFKTIYSQFFPQGDATTYAHFLFNAFDLDRNGSIRFEDFVIGLSVLLRGSVTEKLNWAFNLYDINKDGYITKEEMLLIMKSIYDMMGRYTYPSVRDEAPSEHVEKFFQKMDRNRDGVVTIEEFIETCQKDENIMNSMQLFENVI; encoded by the exons ATGGGTATTCAGGGAATGGAGCTGTTTGCCATCGGAGTGGTCATCATTCTGTTCGTGGCTGTTCTCAAACAGTTTGGCATTCTGGAGCCCATGTCGCTGGAAG ACG ACAGCAGTGACAGTGACCTGGAGCTGTCCACGGTGCGACATCAACCCGAGGGTCTGGAGCAGCTGCAGGCTCAGACCAAATTCACCAAGAAGGAGCTGCAGTCCCTTTACAGGGGCTTCAAAAAC GAGTGCCCAAGTGGTTTGGTTGATGAGGAAACTTTCAAGACCATCTACTCTCAGTTCTTTCCCCAAGGgg ATGCCACCACATACGCCCACTTCTTGTTTAACGCGTTCGATCTTGATAGAAATGGCTCGATTCGTTTTGAG GACTTTGTGATCGGTCTTTCTGTGTTGCTGAGAGGATCCGTCACTGAGAAGCTCAACTGGGCTTTCAACCTTTACGACATCAACAAGGATGGATACATCACTAAAGAG gagatgCTGTTAATCATGAAGTCAATCTACGACATGATGGGCAGGTACACCTACCCCAGTGTGCGAGATGAAGCTCCATCTGAACATGTGGAAAAGTTCTTCCAG AAAATGGACAGAAATCGGGATGGTGTGGTCACTATTGAGGAGTTTATTGAGACCTGTCAGAAA GACGAAAACATCATGAACTCCATGCAGCTCTTTGAAAATGTGATTTAG
- the kcnip3a gene encoding Kv channel interacting protein 3a, calsenilin isoform X8 translates to MEDCKNECQKELASMLSCFFGLVTGSFARDGEYSSDSDLELSTVRHQPEGLEQLQAQTKFTKKELQSLYRGFKNECPSGLVDEETFKTIYSQFFPQGDATTYAHFLFNAFDLDRNGSIRFEDFVIGLSVLLRGSVTEKLNWAFNLYDINKDGYITKEEMLLIMKSIYDMMGRYTYPSVRDEAPSEHVEKFFQKMDRNRDGVVTIEEFIETCQKDENIMNSMQLFENVI, encoded by the exons ATGGAGGACTGTAAGAATGAGTGTCAGAAGGAGTTGGCCAGCATGCTGAGCTGCTTTTTCGGTTTGGTCACCGGCTCTTTTGCCAGAG ACGGTGAGT ACAGCAGTGACAGTGACCTGGAGCTGTCCACGGTGCGACATCAACCCGAGGGTCTGGAGCAGCTGCAGGCTCAGACCAAATTCACCAAGAAGGAGCTGCAGTCCCTTTACAGGGGCTTCAAAAAC GAGTGCCCAAGTGGTTTGGTTGATGAGGAAACTTTCAAGACCATCTACTCTCAGTTCTTTCCCCAAGGgg ATGCCACCACATACGCCCACTTCTTGTTTAACGCGTTCGATCTTGATAGAAATGGCTCGATTCGTTTTGAG GACTTTGTGATCGGTCTTTCTGTGTTGCTGAGAGGATCCGTCACTGAGAAGCTCAACTGGGCTTTCAACCTTTACGACATCAACAAGGATGGATACATCACTAAAGAG gagatgCTGTTAATCATGAAGTCAATCTACGACATGATGGGCAGGTACACCTACCCCAGTGTGCGAGATGAAGCTCCATCTGAACATGTGGAAAAGTTCTTCCAG AAAATGGACAGAAATCGGGATGGTGTGGTCACTATTGAGGAGTTTATTGAGACCTGTCAGAAA GACGAAAACATCATGAACTCCATGCAGCTCTTTGAAAATGTGATTTAG